The proteins below come from a single Acidovorax sp. NCPPB 4044 genomic window:
- a CDS encoding EamA family transporter — translation MPLPDLFPRRLAIGLLALISCTFAANHVAARLAFDHGTGLLLAVLCRSGATALVLAALVAWQRPRLAMAPGMLRWQLLLGALVATQSLCLYSAVARIPVALALLVSNVCPVLLALLTWGLGGPRPTRRAAAVMAVALGGLLLALDVPGRIAQLGQDGSDGWVAGIGFAFTAACVFAVALWVTDHKLKTLPGMWRSLITVGTVFALMVAAGASGLVPGGMRWPEAAPGWWGLAALVVLYGTAFTAMFVSLPRLDMARNAPVMNIEPVATLLLGWWVLDQTLQPLQLLGGAVVLAAIVLLGRKG, via the coding sequence ATGCCTCTTCCCGACCTCTTTCCGCGCCGCCTCGCCATCGGGCTGCTCGCCCTGATCAGTTGCACGTTCGCGGCCAACCACGTGGCAGCGCGGCTCGCTTTCGACCACGGCACCGGCCTGCTGCTGGCGGTGCTGTGCCGCAGCGGCGCCACCGCGCTGGTGCTTGCCGCGCTGGTGGCGTGGCAGCGCCCGCGGCTGGCGATGGCCCCCGGCATGCTGCGCTGGCAGCTGCTGCTGGGCGCGTTGGTGGCCACTCAGAGCCTGTGCCTCTATTCGGCCGTGGCCCGCATTCCGGTGGCGCTGGCGCTGCTGGTGTCGAACGTGTGCCCGGTGCTGCTGGCGCTGCTCACCTGGGGGCTGGGCGGGCCGCGCCCCACGCGCCGCGCGGCGGCGGTGATGGCCGTCGCGCTCGGCGGGCTGCTGCTGGCGCTGGACGTGCCGGGACGCATCGCGCAACTGGGCCAGGACGGCAGCGATGGCTGGGTGGCCGGCATCGGGTTCGCCTTCACGGCGGCCTGCGTGTTCGCCGTGGCGCTATGGGTCACCGACCACAAGCTGAAGACCCTGCCCGGCATGTGGCGCAGCCTGATCACCGTGGGCACCGTGTTCGCGCTGATGGTGGCGGCCGGCGCGAGCGGCCTCGTGCCGGGCGGCATGCGGTGGCCCGAGGCGGCCCCGGGCTGGTGGGGACTGGCGGCCCTGGTCGTGCTCTATGGCACGGCCTTCACCGCGATGTTCGTGAGCCTGCCGCGGCTGGACATGGCCCGCAACGCGCCCGTAATGAACATCGAGCCCGTCGCCACGCTGCTGCTCGGCTGGTGGGTGCTGGACCAGACCCTGCAGCCCCTGCAGTTGCTGGGCGGGGCCGTAGTGCTGGCCGCGATCGTGCTGCTCGGACGCAAGGGGTGA
- a CDS encoding Lrp/AsnC family transcriptional regulator → MEESFLDTTDLHLLEALQTDATLSNQALAALVRVSPPTCLRRVKRLRDAGLIEREVALVQPDALARHLGHGLTAIVEVALDRQDAAQMDAFEARVADEAAVQQCYRVSPGPDFILIVHAPDMPGYLALAQRLFTSDSNVRNVKAFFSIKRSKFEPRLPCRKGGAPAPAAAVPSAVPRRPG, encoded by the coding sequence ATGGAAGAATCCTTCCTGGATACGACGGACCTCCATTTGCTGGAAGCCCTGCAGACCGACGCCACGCTGAGCAACCAGGCCCTCGCCGCGCTGGTGCGTGTGTCGCCGCCCACCTGCCTGCGCCGCGTCAAGCGGCTTCGCGATGCGGGCCTGATCGAGCGTGAAGTCGCCCTGGTGCAGCCCGATGCCCTGGCGCGGCACCTGGGGCATGGCCTGACGGCCATCGTCGAAGTGGCTCTGGACCGGCAGGATGCCGCGCAGATGGATGCCTTCGAGGCCCGCGTGGCCGATGAGGCGGCGGTGCAGCAGTGCTACCGCGTGTCGCCGGGTCCGGATTTCATCCTGATCGTGCACGCGCCCGACATGCCGGGCTACCTTGCACTGGCGCAGCGGCTCTTCACCAGCGACAGCAATGTGCGCAACGTGAAGGCGTTCTTCAGCATCAAGCGCAGCAAGTTCGAGCCCCGCCTGCCCTGCCGCAAGGGCGGCGCGCCAGCCCCGGCCGCGGCGGTCCCCTCCGCCGTGCCGCGGCGCCCTGGCTGA
- a CDS encoding sensor histidine kinase produces the protein MSTGDPDPGLDAAQLRAELQSVRQEQEAFLRAVSHDLRAPLRHILAYGRLVRELVAESNADAEALEFLDTMAQSGQQLGEMIDGLIVLGRAGLVPLQAQPVPVEAALRSAAAAAIAAAAAAAAAAAAAAAGGAPDPGAPAWPAAVQWRWPGEEGEEGAKGAGTALAVQADPALLGDVLLAVLDNALKFSRPVAHPRIVLAARPLPGGQAEIRVRDNGVGFAPARADQLFGVFQRLHPVSQFKGLGLGLVRARRYVERMGGRIGIDAVPAPPGGSAEGQGCEVRIVLPRA, from the coding sequence ATGTCCACGGGCGACCCGGATCCTGGCCTCGACGCCGCGCAACTGCGCGCCGAACTGCAGTCCGTGCGGCAGGAGCAGGAAGCCTTCCTGCGCGCCGTATCGCACGACCTGCGCGCGCCCCTGCGCCACATCCTGGCCTATGGCCGGCTGGTGCGCGAGCTGGTGGCGGAAAGCAATGCCGACGCCGAGGCGCTGGAGTTCCTGGACACCATGGCGCAGTCGGGGCAGCAGCTGGGCGAAATGATCGATGGCCTCATCGTGCTGGGCCGCGCAGGGCTGGTGCCGCTGCAGGCGCAGCCGGTGCCGGTCGAGGCCGCGTTGCGGTCGGCCGCTGCCGCCGCTATCGCTGCGGCAGCGGCAGCGGCAGCGGCAGCGGCAGCGGCAGCGGCAGGCGGCGCGCCGGACCCCGGGGCTCCCGCATGGCCGGCCGCCGTGCAGTGGCGATGGCCTGGTGAAGAGGGCGAGGAAGGCGCGAAGGGCGCCGGGACGGCTCTCGCCGTGCAGGCCGATCCGGCGCTGCTGGGCGACGTGCTGCTGGCCGTGCTGGACAACGCGCTCAAGTTCTCCCGCCCCGTGGCGCATCCGCGCATCGTGCTCGCGGCGCGGCCGCTGCCCGGCGGGCAGGCCGAAATCCGCGTGCGCGACAACGGCGTCGGCTTTGCGCCGGCGCGGGCGGACCAGCTCTTCGGGGTCTTCCAGCGCCTGCACCCCGTGAGCCAGTTCAAGGGCCTGGGCCTGGGCCTCGTGCGCGCGCGGCGCTACGTGGAGCGCATGGGCGGCCGGATCGGCATCGATGCCGTGCCCGCACCGCCGGGCGGCTCCGCCGAGGGGCAGGGGTGCGAGGTGCGCATCGTGCTGCCCAGGGCGTAG
- a CDS encoding NADP-dependent oxidoreductase gives MKAIRIHRFNDEPRLEDIPAPGIGPDQVLVRVDAAALNPLDALVVSGVARHFFDIALPITLGTDFAGTIERVGMAVTGWSVGDRVICWADAGTGGGFAERAAVPADACVPLPPGLSAAEGAAIPTAGITAWHALFSAAGLKPGETVLVHAGAGGVGSFAIQFAHKAGARVIATASGDGVELARSLGADEVVDYRTQDFAAAVSGVDVVLDLVGGETQTRSYAVLRTGGRMVSTAMLPDEAIGKDRGITASMFYAKPYADRLGELVDAIAQQGVKVVIDRHVPIGSFNEAWARLTSGKARGKIVVSCAPGH, from the coding sequence ATGAAAGCCATTCGCATCCATCGTTTCAATGACGAGCCACGTCTGGAAGACATCCCCGCACCCGGGATCGGGCCCGACCAGGTGCTGGTGCGCGTCGATGCCGCAGCCCTCAACCCGCTCGATGCACTGGTCGTGTCCGGCGTCGCCCGGCACTTCTTCGACATCGCACTGCCGATCACGCTGGGGACCGATTTCGCCGGAACCATCGAGCGCGTCGGCATGGCCGTCACGGGGTGGAGCGTGGGCGACCGGGTCATCTGCTGGGCCGACGCTGGCACCGGTGGCGGTTTCGCCGAAAGGGCGGCCGTGCCGGCCGACGCCTGCGTGCCACTGCCGCCAGGACTGTCTGCCGCCGAGGGCGCTGCCATCCCGACCGCGGGAATCACGGCGTGGCATGCCTTGTTCTCGGCGGCTGGTCTGAAGCCAGGCGAAACCGTGTTGGTTCACGCGGGCGCCGGAGGCGTGGGCAGTTTCGCCATCCAGTTCGCGCACAAAGCCGGAGCCCGCGTGATCGCCACCGCATCGGGCGATGGGGTGGAACTGGCTCGCAGCCTGGGCGCGGACGAAGTGGTGGATTACCGGACGCAGGACTTCGCCGCCGCTGTATCGGGGGTGGACGTGGTGCTGGATCTCGTCGGCGGCGAAACCCAGACCCGCTCGTATGCCGTGCTGCGCACGGGTGGCCGGATGGTGTCCACCGCCATGCTGCCCGATGAGGCCATCGGCAAGGACCGCGGCATCACTGCTTCCATGTTCTACGCCAAGCCGTATGCCGACCGCCTGGGCGAGCTGGTCGATGCCATTGCGCAGCAAGGCGTGAAGGTCGTCATCGACCGCCATGTACCCATCGGGTCGTTCAATGAAGCCTGGGCACGCCTCACTTCGGGCAAGGCACGCGGCAAGATCGTCGTGTCCTGTGCTCCTGGGCATTAG
- a CDS encoding TetR/AcrR family transcriptional regulator — translation MQHEDPPNEDLPQDGLRERKRRDTLQRIAQTGLDLFVSKGYEHTTLDDIAAAAGISRRTFFHYFKSKDEILLAWQAGLVDSVRVAVLEEPTTQSPLDALCAALLKMALQYDTPTAAVIARLVRSSDLLRAANQAKFVRLENAAFEALCHLWPQRARRERLRMVAMVGLGAFRVAIDEWADQGAKGSLHRHIAKAFASLRSELQPDPQAPRT, via the coding sequence ATGCAACATGAAGACCCACCGAATGAAGACCTGCCGCAGGACGGGCTGAGGGAGAGGAAGCGCCGCGATACGCTACAGCGCATCGCGCAGACGGGGCTCGATCTGTTTGTCTCGAAGGGCTATGAGCACACGACCCTGGACGACATCGCCGCCGCCGCGGGAATCTCGAGGCGTACCTTCTTCCACTACTTCAAGTCGAAGGACGAGATCCTGCTGGCCTGGCAGGCAGGTCTGGTGGATTCGGTGCGTGTCGCCGTGCTGGAGGAGCCGACGACGCAATCACCCCTGGACGCCCTGTGCGCCGCGCTGCTGAAGATGGCACTGCAGTACGACACGCCGACCGCCGCCGTGATCGCACGCCTCGTGAGGTCGAGCGACCTGCTCCGCGCCGCCAACCAGGCCAAGTTCGTGCGCCTGGAGAACGCCGCGTTCGAAGCGCTTTGCCACCTCTGGCCCCAGCGCGCCCGCCGCGAGCGCCTGCGGATGGTGGCCATGGTCGGCCTCGGCGCATTCCGGGTCGCGATCGACGAATGGGCCGATCAGGGAGCGAAAGGTTCTCTGCACCGGCACATCGCGAAGGCGTTTGCCAGCCTGCGGTCGGAGCTGCAACCCGATCCGCAAGCGCCTCGGACCTGA
- the glmS gene encoding glutamine--fructose-6-phosphate transaminase (isomerizing), translated as MCGIVGAVSTRNIVPILVQGLQRLEYRGYDSCGVAIHDASLDPARTGGLRRARSTARVAELLEQVHTDHVEGATGIAHTRWATHGAPAVHNAHPHFSHGSGPDEPLRLGRVALVHNGIIENHEALRASLQARGYVFTSQTDTEVIAHLVDSHYSGDLFQAVQAAVAELHGAYAIAVIHKDEPHRVVGARAGSPLILGVGEGEHFLASDAMALAGVTDQIVYLEEGDLVDLQLGRYWITGKDGQPLDTARRPVRTVLAHSGAAELGPYRHYMQKEIFEQPRAIGDTLEGVRGVAPELFDGADGTAAWRVFKEVDSVLILACGTSYYSGCTAKYWLESIAGIPTQVEVASEYRYRTSVPNPRALVVTITQSGETADTLAALRHAQSLGMQNTLTICNVSTSAMVRECKLAYITRAGVEIGVASTKAFTTQLAGLFLLTLALAQARGRLTEEQEARHLQAMRHLPVALQGVLALEPQIISWAEDFARMENALFLGRGMHYPIALEGALKLKEISYIHAEAYPAGELKHGPLALVTSSMPVVTVAPNDELLEKLKSNLQEVRARGGVLYVLADAKTNIETADGMHVIRMPENYGALSPILHVVPLQLLAYHTACARGTDVDKPRNLAKSVTVE; from the coding sequence ATGTGCGGCATCGTCGGCGCAGTTTCCACGCGCAACATCGTTCCCATCCTCGTGCAAGGCCTGCAGCGCCTGGAGTACCGCGGTTATGACTCGTGCGGCGTGGCGATCCACGACGCCAGCCTGGATCCCGCCCGCACCGGCGGCCTGCGCCGCGCGCGTAGCACGGCCCGCGTGGCCGAGTTGCTGGAGCAGGTCCATACCGACCATGTGGAAGGCGCCACGGGCATCGCGCACACGCGCTGGGCCACGCACGGCGCGCCCGCCGTGCACAACGCGCATCCGCATTTCAGCCACGGTTCCGGTCCCGACGAGCCCCTGCGGCTGGGCCGGGTCGCGCTGGTGCACAACGGCATCATCGAGAACCACGAAGCCCTGCGCGCGTCGCTGCAGGCGCGTGGATACGTCTTCACCAGCCAGACCGACACCGAGGTCATCGCCCACCTGGTGGACAGCCACTACAGCGGCGACCTGTTCCAGGCCGTGCAGGCCGCCGTGGCCGAGCTGCACGGAGCCTATGCCATCGCCGTGATCCACAAGGACGAGCCCCACCGCGTGGTGGGTGCGCGCGCGGGGTCGCCGCTCATCCTGGGCGTTGGCGAGGGCGAGCACTTTCTTGCCAGCGACGCCATGGCCCTGGCCGGCGTGACCGACCAGATCGTGTACCTGGAAGAGGGCGATCTGGTCGATCTGCAACTGGGCCGCTACTGGATCACCGGCAAGGACGGCCAGCCGCTCGACACCGCCCGCCGTCCCGTGCGCACCGTGCTGGCGCACAGCGGCGCGGCCGAGCTGGGCCCCTACCGCCACTACATGCAGAAGGAGATCTTCGAGCAGCCGCGCGCCATTGGCGACACGCTCGAAGGGGTGCGCGGTGTGGCGCCCGAACTCTTCGACGGAGCCGACGGCACGGCCGCATGGCGTGTCTTCAAGGAAGTGGACTCCGTCCTGATCCTGGCGTGCGGGACGAGCTACTACAGCGGCTGCACCGCCAAATACTGGCTCGAATCCATCGCCGGCATACCCACCCAGGTCGAGGTGGCGAGCGAATACCGCTACCGCACCAGCGTGCCCAACCCGCGCGCGCTGGTGGTCACGATCACCCAGTCGGGGGAAACCGCCGACACGCTCGCGGCGCTGCGCCATGCGCAGAGCCTGGGCATGCAGAACACGCTGACCATCTGCAACGTCTCCACGAGCGCCATGGTGCGCGAATGCAAGCTGGCCTACATCACCCGCGCCGGCGTGGAGATCGGCGTGGCCTCCACCAAGGCCTTCACGACCCAGCTCGCCGGGCTGTTCCTGCTCACCCTGGCACTGGCCCAGGCCCGCGGCCGCCTGACCGAAGAGCAGGAGGCCCGCCACCTGCAGGCCATGCGGCACCTGCCGGTCGCCCTGCAGGGCGTGCTGGCGCTGGAGCCCCAGATCATCAGCTGGGCGGAAGACTTCGCGCGCATGGAGAACGCCCTGTTCCTGGGGCGCGGCATGCACTACCCCATCGCCCTGGAAGGCGCGCTCAAGCTCAAGGAAATCAGCTACATCCACGCCGAGGCCTACCCGGCCGGGGAACTCAAGCACGGCCCCCTGGCACTGGTCACCAGCAGCATGCCCGTGGTCACGGTGGCGCCCAACGACGAACTGCTCGAAAAGCTCAAGAGCAACCTGCAGGAAGTGCGCGCGCGCGGCGGCGTGCTCTATGTGCTGGCCGATGCCAAGACCAACATCGAGACCGCAGACGGCATGCACGTGATCCGCATGCCCGAGAACTACGGCGCGCTCAGCCCCATCCTGCACGTGGTTCCACTGCAATTGCTGGCCTACCACACCGCCTGCGCACGCGGCACGGACGTGGACAAGCCGCGGAACCTGGCGAAGAGCGTGACGGTGGAGTGA
- a CDS encoding Crp/Fnr family transcriptional regulator encodes MSTDVVVPQWPSPETPRHCSSCRLRRGTQAFTAVTAEELAFIESCRSGTEMVPAGGALIRERQPGGRLYTLYSGWAFRYKTLSDGRRQILNFLLPGDLVGLQQEFSDTALHGVEAVTDSTFCAFDTDSLWPLFREHARLAYGVTWLAARGEGMVDDNLLTAGRRTAIERVAVLLVHLHRRMDRLGLAREGSVEFPINQQHIADALGLSLVHTNKTLRRLADMGLHEISGGRLRLVNPRALARIAEYYDSIPRPVPLL; translated from the coding sequence ATGAGTACCGATGTCGTTGTTCCCCAATGGCCTTCCCCTGAGACTCCGCGCCACTGCAGCAGCTGCCGGCTGCGCCGGGGCACCCAGGCATTCACTGCCGTCACGGCCGAGGAGCTGGCCTTCATCGAATCCTGCCGCAGTGGCACCGAGATGGTCCCTGCGGGCGGTGCGCTGATCCGGGAGCGCCAGCCGGGCGGCAGGCTCTACACGCTCTACAGCGGCTGGGCCTTCCGCTACAAGACCCTGTCGGACGGGCGCCGGCAGATCCTGAACTTTCTCCTGCCCGGCGACCTGGTGGGCCTGCAGCAGGAGTTTTCCGACACGGCCCTGCACGGCGTCGAAGCGGTGACCGACAGCACCTTCTGTGCTTTCGATACCGACAGCCTCTGGCCCCTGTTCCGTGAGCACGCACGGCTGGCGTACGGCGTCACCTGGCTCGCGGCACGCGGTGAGGGAATGGTGGACGACAACCTGCTCACCGCCGGCCGGCGCACGGCGATCGAGCGCGTGGCGGTGCTGCTGGTGCACCTGCACCGCCGCATGGACCGGCTCGGGCTGGCGCGCGAGGGCTCGGTGGAGTTCCCCATCAACCAGCAGCACATCGCCGATGCGCTGGGGCTGTCGCTGGTGCACACCAACAAGACGCTGCGCCGCCTGGCCGACATGGGGCTGCACGAGATCTCCGGCGGGCGGCTGCGGCTGGTCAATCCCCGGGCCCTGGCGCGCATCGCGGAGTACTACGACAGCATTCCGAGGCCCGTACCCCTGCTGTGA
- a CDS encoding BLUF domain-containing protein, with product MTLSPLPLTSPLHEVLYVSTLAPGQPLGVIATIAAHARLSNTRQRITGLLVFDGQRFCQQLEGPREPLTTLLERIRSDARHTGMEVLHQGPLARRRFQRFSLAFSTLEDEDALSRMEKMEGSSAMAAFEALAIDLEL from the coding sequence ATGACCCTTTCCCCTCTCCCGCTGACATCGCCCCTCCACGAGGTGCTCTATGTCAGCACCCTGGCTCCCGGGCAACCCCTGGGCGTCATCGCCACCATCGCCGCGCATGCCCGGCTCTCCAACACCCGGCAACGCATCACCGGCCTGCTCGTCTTCGACGGGCAGCGCTTCTGCCAGCAGCTCGAAGGCCCCCGCGAACCCCTGACCACGCTGCTGGAGCGCATCCGCAGCGATGCCCGCCACACCGGCATGGAAGTGCTGCACCAGGGGCCGCTCGCACGGCGCCGGTTCCAGCGCTTCAGCCTCGCCTTCAGCACCCTGGAAGACGAGGACGCCCTCTCCCGCATGGAAAAAATGGAAGGATCCAGCGCCATGGCGGCTTTTGAAGCCCTCGCCATCGACCTGGAGCTATAG
- a CDS encoding LysR substrate-binding domain-containing protein: MNLPAPITHLRTRPVAVGHWRAFLAVARHLNFRAAAEELALTQSAVSRQIQALEDEVGVPLFLRHTRAVELTGAGAQLHRAVAPAVERLDASVRLVRQTAGRKSVAITTWASFASMWLIPRMEAFQRDNPDIDIRIDATDAPVDLETADVDLALRYAAPGAHVQGAQRLYGEQLAVVASPWLIKSGPPIRNPADVAQFTLIEAGDAHRTMHLEWLTWRRWFEQNGQSKLQPKRWLYFNYAHQIVQAALTGQGLALARMPLIADSLASGDLVEVLPGYRLDSPLVYWLLVGPRSGQRPEIKAFCAWLLQEAQLTREAVGEVPDPDLNDNLD, encoded by the coding sequence ATGAACCTCCCTGCCCCCATCACCCATCTGCGAACCCGGCCCGTTGCGGTCGGACACTGGCGCGCCTTCCTCGCCGTGGCCCGCCATCTCAACTTCCGGGCGGCCGCCGAAGAGTTGGCACTGACGCAGTCGGCCGTGAGCCGGCAGATCCAGGCCCTCGAAGACGAGGTCGGCGTGCCGCTGTTCCTGCGGCACACGCGGGCGGTGGAACTCACGGGCGCGGGGGCGCAACTGCACCGCGCCGTGGCGCCTGCAGTGGAACGGCTCGATGCCTCCGTGCGGCTCGTGCGGCAGACGGCAGGCCGCAAGAGCGTGGCGATCACCACGTGGGCGAGCTTCGCCTCCATGTGGCTCATTCCGCGCATGGAGGCATTCCAGAGGGACAACCCGGACATCGACATCCGGATCGACGCCACCGATGCCCCCGTGGACCTCGAAACGGCCGATGTCGATCTCGCGCTGCGCTACGCGGCGCCGGGCGCGCACGTGCAGGGGGCGCAGCGCCTCTACGGCGAGCAGCTTGCCGTGGTCGCGAGCCCCTGGCTCATCAAGAGCGGGCCGCCCATCCGCAACCCTGCCGATGTGGCGCAGTTCACGCTCATCGAGGCCGGCGACGCACACCGCACCATGCACCTCGAATGGCTGACGTGGCGCCGCTGGTTCGAGCAGAACGGCCAGTCCAAGCTGCAGCCCAAGCGCTGGCTGTACTTCAATTACGCGCACCAGATCGTGCAGGCCGCCCTCACCGGCCAGGGGCTGGCCCTGGCGCGCATGCCGCTCATCGCGGACAGCCTCGCCTCGGGCGACCTCGTCGAGGTCCTGCCCGGCTACCGGCTCGACTCGCCGCTGGTGTATTGGCTGCTGGTGGGGCCGCGCAGCGGCCAGCGCCCGGAGATCAAGGCGTTCTGCGCCTGGCTGCTGCAGGAAGCGCAGCTCACGCGCGAGGCCGTGGGCGAAGTGCCCGACCCCGACCTGAACGACAACCTCGATTGA
- a CDS encoding DUF2917 domain-containing protein: MAASNVLNFQQSSVRDRSSGQDVFQLDAGKAHSLRPRVPMALRIASGHAWVTLQGGSKDVCAPVAGDMFLHPGQSLWVAAGQHAVIESLGRDAVQYRFSASRAVKNDTVAHGTVSAQGAACCA; encoded by the coding sequence ATGGCTGCATCAAATGTTCTGAATTTTCAACAATCCTCCGTCCGCGATCGTTCGTCGGGCCAGGATGTATTCCAACTCGACGCTGGCAAGGCCCACAGCCTGCGTCCCCGCGTGCCCATGGCCCTGCGCATTGCCTCGGGCCATGCCTGGGTGACTTTGCAGGGCGGTTCCAAGGATGTCTGCGCGCCCGTCGCGGGCGATATGTTCCTGCATCCCGGGCAGAGCCTCTGGGTGGCTGCCGGCCAGCACGCGGTGATCGAATCGCTGGGCCGCGATGCGGTGCAGTACCGCTTCAGTGCGTCGCGTGCCGTGAAGAACGACACGGTGGCACACGGCACCGTCTCGGCCCAGGGCGCTGCCTGCTGCGCCTGA
- the glmU gene encoding bifunctional UDP-N-acetylglucosamine diphosphorylase/glucosamine-1-phosphate N-acetyltransferase GlmU, with translation MTALDIIIMAAGKGTRMKSRIPKVLQRLAGRPLLGHVLGQARSLQARRAVVVTGHGASEVEAAIAGAAAGLDVQCVRQEPQLGTGHAVQQAVPALAGDGTVVVLSGDVPLTRPETLQALVAAGAGERLALLTVTLPDPAGYGRIVRDAHGAVRGIVEHKDATDAQRAIDEVYSGIMAVPARLLAGWLARLTNDNAQGEYYLTDIVAMAVADGVPVVAHRIADALQVAGVNSPLQLAELERAHQLAQARALMEQGVRLADPARFDLRDDPRTGAPGELVCGQDVDIDVNCIFAGRVELGEGVRIGAHCSIANARIAAGAVVHPYTHIDGEQPAGVQVGEGALVGPFARLRPGARLGREVHIGNFVEVKNSQLADGAKANHLAYLGDATVGERVNYGAGSITANYDGANKHRTVIEADAHIGSNCVLVAPVTIGAGSTVGGGSTITKNTPPGVLSVSRGRQVNIEHWKRPAKGAKPAN, from the coding sequence ATGACAGCACTGGACATCATCATCATGGCCGCGGGCAAAGGCACGCGCATGAAAAGCCGCATCCCGAAAGTCCTGCAGCGCCTGGCGGGCCGCCCGTTGCTGGGCCATGTGCTCGGGCAGGCCCGCAGCCTGCAGGCACGCCGTGCGGTGGTCGTGACGGGCCATGGCGCCTCCGAGGTGGAGGCCGCCATCGCCGGGGCGGCGGCCGGGCTGGACGTGCAGTGCGTGCGGCAGGAGCCGCAGCTGGGCACGGGCCATGCGGTGCAGCAGGCCGTGCCGGCCCTGGCGGGCGATGGCACGGTGGTGGTGCTGTCGGGCGACGTGCCGCTCACGCGCCCTGAAACCCTGCAGGCCCTGGTGGCTGCCGGCGCGGGCGAGCGACTGGCGCTGCTCACCGTGACGCTGCCGGACCCGGCGGGCTACGGCCGCATCGTGCGCGACGCCCACGGCGCGGTGCGCGGCATCGTGGAGCACAAGGACGCCACCGACGCGCAGCGCGCGATCGACGAGGTCTACAGCGGCATCATGGCCGTGCCCGCGCGGCTGCTGGCCGGCTGGCTCGCGCGGCTGACGAACGACAACGCCCAGGGCGAGTACTACCTGACCGACATCGTCGCCATGGCCGTGGCCGATGGCGTGCCCGTGGTGGCGCACCGCATCGCCGACGCGCTGCAGGTGGCCGGCGTGAACAGCCCGCTGCAGCTCGCCGAGCTGGAGCGGGCCCACCAACTGGCGCAGGCCCGCGCGCTCATGGAGCAGGGCGTGCGCCTGGCCGATCCGGCGCGGTTCGACCTGCGCGACGATCCGCGCACCGGCGCGCCCGGCGAACTGGTGTGCGGCCAGGACGTGGACATCGACGTGAACTGCATCTTCGCGGGCCGCGTGGAGCTGGGCGAAGGCGTGCGCATCGGCGCGCACTGCAGCATCGCCAACGCGCGCATCGCCGCGGGTGCCGTGGTGCATCCCTACACCCACATCGACGGCGAGCAGCCGGCCGGCGTGCAGGTGGGCGAGGGCGCCCTGGTCGGCCCGTTCGCCCGCCTGCGCCCGGGCGCCCGACTGGGCCGCGAAGTGCACATCGGCAACTTCGTGGAAGTGAAGAACTCGCAGCTGGCCGATGGCGCCAAGGCCAATCACCTGGCCTACCTGGGCGATGCCACCGTGGGCGAGCGCGTGAACTACGGCGCCGGCAGCATCACCGCCAACTACGACGGCGCGAACAAGCACCGCACGGTGATCGAGGCCGATGCGCACATCGGCAGCAACTGCGTGCTGGTGGCGCCGGTGACCATCGGCGCGGGCAGCACCGTGGGCGGCGGCTCCACCATCACCAAGAACACGCCGCCGGGCGTGCTGAGCGTCTCGCGCGGGCGGCAGGTGAACATCGAGCACTGGAAGCGGCCCGCCAAGGGCGCCAAGCCCGCCAACTGA
- a CDS encoding DUF2917 domain-containing protein: protein MKDHNFPDSQQCRKVAAPHPAGSWRLAHGHAVSLQPCRAGWLAVARGSVWLTVSGPGAVAEDRVLLAGHGFRLLPGQHAVVEPWAQGGERGDAAFRWSEQPVAAARRRHAWAGEVEPAGQALATALRATLQSHVAVVRAVIGLGQALASWMASRASVKVAGCVGTGPCDARHGH from the coding sequence GTGAAGGATCACAACTTTCCGGATTCGCAACAATGTCGAAAGGTGGCGGCGCCACATCCGGCGGGCAGCTGGCGGTTGGCGCATGGCCATGCGGTCAGCCTGCAACCCTGCCGTGCAGGGTGGCTGGCAGTGGCGCGGGGCAGCGTGTGGCTCACCGTGTCGGGGCCCGGGGCGGTGGCGGAAGACCGTGTCCTGCTGGCGGGGCACGGTTTCCGTCTGCTTCCGGGGCAGCACGCGGTGGTGGAGCCGTGGGCGCAGGGTGGCGAACGGGGCGATGCCGCATTCCGCTGGTCCGAGCAGCCCGTCGCTGCGGCGCGGCGCCGGCATGCGTGGGCCGGTGAGGTGGAGCCTGCAGGCCAGGCCCTCGCCACGGCCTTGCGCGCAACCCTGCAGTCCCACGTGGCGGTGGTCCGGGCCGTGATTGGCTTGGGTCAGGCGCTGGCGTCCTGGATGGCTTCGCGGGCGTCCGTGAAGGTCGCCGGATGCGTGGGGACCGGCCCTTGCGATGCGCGGCACGGCCATTGA